A part of Numenius arquata chromosome 2, bNumArq3.hap1.1, whole genome shotgun sequence genomic DNA contains:
- the CBY1 gene encoding protein chibby homolog 1: MPLFGSTFSPKKTPPRKCASLSNLHLLDRSTREIELGLEYGIPTMNLAGQSLKFENGQWVAESGSFTGDRREMQRLRKRNQQLEEENNLLRLKVDILLDMLSETTAESHLMEKELEELKSHSRRRK, from the exons ATGCCGCTCTTCGGGAGCACCTTCAGCCCGAAGAAGACCCCCCCCAGGAAATGCGCCTCTCTCTCCAACTTGCACTTG ctggaTAGATCGACCCGTGAGATTGAGCTGGGCCTGGAGTACGGCATCCCCACCATGAACCTCGCTGGCCAGAGCCTGAAGTTTGAAAACGGCCAGTGGGTGGCAG aaTCAGGAAGCTTCACGGGGGATCGCAGGGAAATGCAGCGCTTGCGCAAGCGAAACCAGCAGCTAGAGGAAGAAAACAACCTCCTTCGGCTGAAAGTGGACATTCTGCTGGACATG CTCTCCGAGACCACAGCTGAGTCCCACCTgatggagaaggagctggaggaacTGAAGAGCCACAGCCGGAGGAGGAAGTGA
- the TOMM22 gene encoding mitochondrial import receptor subunit TOM22 homolog, which translates to MAAAASLSPEELLPKGGSAKAEELEDELEEEEDDEELDETLAERLWGLTEMFPESVRSAAGATFDLSLTVAQKMYRFSRAALWIGTTSFMILVLPVVFETEKLQMEQQQQLQQRQILLGPNTGLSGGMPGALPPLSGKI; encoded by the exons ATGGCGGCCGCTGCGTCCCTGTCTcccgaggagctgctgcccaAGGGCGGCTCGGCCAAGGCCGAGGAGCTGGAGGacgagctggaggaggaggaggacgacgaGGAG CTGGACGAGACGCTGGCGGAGCGGCTGTGGGGGCTGACGGAgatgttccccgagagcgtccgaTCGGCGGCCGGAGCCACCTTCGACCTGTCGCTGACGGTAGCACAGAAGATGTACCG ATTCTCCAGGGCAGCTCTGTGGATTGGGACCACCTCCTTCATGATTCTGGTTCTTCCTGTTGTCTTCGAAACTGAAAAACTGCAGAtggagcaacagcagcagctgcagcagcgacAG ATCCTCCTTGGACCCAACACGGGGCTCTCAGGGGGAATGCCAGGGGCCCTGCCTCCACTCTCCGGAAAAATCTAA
- the JOSD1 gene encoding josephin-1: protein MSCVPWKGDKTKSESPEPPQLPPLHIYHEKQRRELCALHALNNVFQDSNAFTRETLQEIFQRLSPNTMVTPHKKSMLGNGNYDVNVIMAALQTKGYEAVWWDKRRDVNVIALSNVMGFIMNLPSSLCWGPLKLPLKRQHWICVREVGGTYYNLDSKLKVPEWIGGESELRKFLKHQLRGKNCELLLVVPEEVEAHQSWRADV, encoded by the exons ATGAGTTGTGTGCCATGGAAAGGTGACAAGACCAAATCGGAATCACCAGAGCCACCTCAGCTACCACCACTGCATATTTACCATGAGAAGCAGCGTAGGGAGCTGTGTGCCCTCCATGCCCTCAACAATGTCTTCCAGGACAGCAACGCCTTCACTAGGGAAACCCTGCAGGAGATTTTTCAGAG GCTGTCTCCCAACACCATGGTGACGCCCCACAAGAAGAGCATGCTGGGAAACGGAAACTATGATGTGAATGTGATCATGGCAGCACTTCAGACCAAAGGCTATGAGGCGGTTTGGTGGGACAAACGCAG GGATGTTAATGTCATTGCCCTGTCCAACGTGATGGGCTTCATCATGAATCTGCCCTCCAGCCTTTGCTGGGGGCCCTTGAAGCTCCCCCTCAAGAGACAGCACTGGATCTGTGTCCGGGAGGTGGGAGGCACCTACTACAACCTCGACTCCAAACTCAAGGTGCCCGAGTGGATTGGAGGTGAAAGTGAGCTCAG GAAATTTCTGAAACACCAGCTGAGAGGAAAGAACTGTGAACTCCTGCTGGTGGTACCAGAAGAGGTGGAAGCACATCAGAGCTGGAGAGCTGACGTGTGA